One Agrococcus jenensis genomic region harbors:
- a CDS encoding NYN domain-containing protein has product MTERTTYLLVDGENIDATLGISVLNRRPEPQERPRWNKVLSFAEQAWQQPVKGLFFLAVPAELPTSFVQALIAMGYTPVPLRGEGKVVDIAIQRTADALVEREADVMLVSHDRDFAPHMARLADRDARVGILGFGEFMAGGLRDVDGVEFFDLEYDVAAFNSRLPRVRVIPIDEFDPLQFI; this is encoded by the coding sequence ATGACCGAGCGCACCACCTATCTCCTCGTCGACGGCGAGAACATCGATGCGACGCTCGGGATCTCGGTGCTGAACCGCCGGCCGGAGCCGCAGGAGCGGCCGCGCTGGAACAAGGTGCTGTCGTTCGCCGAGCAGGCGTGGCAGCAGCCGGTGAAGGGCCTGTTCTTCCTCGCCGTGCCGGCCGAGCTGCCGACGTCGTTCGTGCAGGCGCTCATCGCGATGGGCTACACGCCCGTGCCGCTGCGGGGCGAGGGCAAGGTCGTCGACATCGCCATCCAGCGCACGGCGGATGCGCTCGTTGAGCGCGAGGCCGACGTGATGCTCGTCAGCCACGACCGCGACTTCGCGCCGCACATGGCACGACTCGCGGACCGGGACGCCCGCGTCGGCATCCTGGGCTTCGGCGAGTTCATGGCCGGAGGGTTGCGCGATGTCGACGGCGTCGAGTTCTTCGATCTCGAGTACGACGTCGCTGCCTTCAACAGCCGGCTCCCGCGCGTTCGCGTCATCCCGATCGACGAGTTCGACCCGCTGCAGTTCATCTAG
- a CDS encoding DUF998 domain-containing protein: MTIRRRSSIVAGVLWILSALVHLSTEAVTAAAFTGYSYATNYISDLGIPEVGEYQGRAIDSPLHLVMNVGFVVQGALYLAAVCVVVRACATRERRMLVALAIVYAIGISLVGIVHGSQASDDNGSAIFHVLGAGMAIISGNVVAIAVGIGVARERPRSPYALASIALGAIGLSGLAMLQIDAGTTTIDLLPDGVWERIAVYAVTAWQLMTGTVLLTRKTDGSEARLALTRDRVTSAHR, from the coding sequence GTGACCATCCGACGCCGCTCCTCGATCGTTGCCGGGGTGCTCTGGATACTCAGCGCGCTCGTGCACCTCTCCACGGAGGCCGTGACCGCCGCCGCCTTCACCGGCTACTCCTACGCAACCAACTACATCAGCGACCTCGGCATCCCCGAGGTCGGCGAGTACCAGGGCCGAGCCATCGACTCCCCGCTGCACCTGGTGATGAACGTCGGATTCGTCGTGCAGGGCGCGCTGTACCTCGCTGCGGTCTGCGTCGTCGTCCGAGCGTGCGCAACCCGAGAGCGCCGGATGCTCGTCGCGCTGGCGATCGTCTACGCGATCGGCATCTCGCTCGTCGGCATCGTGCACGGCAGCCAGGCGAGCGACGACAACGGGTCGGCGATCTTCCACGTGCTCGGTGCAGGGATGGCGATCATCAGCGGCAACGTCGTGGCGATCGCGGTCGGCATCGGCGTCGCCCGCGAGCGTCCGCGATCGCCCTACGCGCTCGCCAGCATCGCGCTCGGCGCGATCGGGCTCAGCGGACTCGCGATGCTGCAGATCGACGCGGGGACGACGACCATTGACCTCCTGCCCGACGGCGTGTGGGAGCGGATCGCCGTCTACGCGGTGACCGCGTGGCAGCTCATGACGGGCACCGTGCTGCTCACGAGGAAGACTGACGGGTCGGAGGCGCGCCTCGCGCTGACGCGAGACCGAGTGACTTCGGCGCACCGCTGA
- a CDS encoding cytoplasmic protein has protein sequence MTDDAVSTAPGSYSVVFENERVRVLEYRDTPGSKTDRHHHPDSVMIPLSAFQLRLAHGSKEADVSFEAGVVSWVPEESHAGENVGSTAGHAILVELKEPNPSGASTEAEPGAAIDV, from the coding sequence ATGACTGACGACGCCGTCTCGACCGCTCCCGGCTCCTACTCCGTCGTGTTCGAGAACGAGCGCGTGCGCGTGCTCGAGTACCGCGACACCCCGGGATCGAAGACGGACCGGCATCACCACCCCGACAGCGTGATGATCCCGCTGAGCGCGTTCCAGCTGCGGCTCGCGCACGGCTCGAAGGAGGCCGACGTCTCGTTCGAAGCGGGCGTCGTGAGCTGGGTGCCCGAGGAGTCGCACGCCGGCGAGAACGTCGGCTCGACCGCCGGCCACGCGATCCTCGTCGAGCTCAAGGAGCCGAACCCGAGCGGCGCGTCGACCGAGGCGGAGCCGGGCGCGGCGATCGACGTCTGA
- a CDS encoding LuxR family transcriptional regulator — protein sequence METSYLPDLADELLGIARNATSGRAARSTRSGRALSLRQTVLALTEGHGIEEHETNGEETLQVLVGRVRLRSGSEAVELGVGEVVDVPDARHAVDALTDAAVLLTVAVR from the coding sequence ATGGAGACCTCCTACCTGCCTGACCTTGCCGACGAGCTGCTCGGCATCGCCCGGAACGCGACCAGCGGTCGGGCCGCGCGCTCGACCCGCTCCGGCCGCGCGCTGTCGTTGCGGCAGACCGTGCTCGCGCTCACCGAGGGCCACGGCATCGAGGAGCACGAGACCAACGGCGAGGAGACGCTGCAGGTGCTCGTCGGGCGCGTGCGGCTGCGGTCGGGGAGCGAGGCGGTCGAGCTCGGGGTCGGCGAGGTGGTCGACGTGCCGGATGCTCGGCATGCGGTGGATGCGCTGACGGATGCCGCGGTGCTGCTGACGGTGGCGGTGCGGTAG
- a CDS encoding 3-oxoacyl-ACP synthase III — translation MRQSLASALDEAPAPGNATTRFSNVALLSVASSLPSRVTTSADIEDRLAAALSRLKLRGGLLKRVAGVLERRNWGEGESADAATVQAGERALAEAGVRASDVGLLINTSVTRKHLEPSVAVRLHHELGLPTSAVNFDVANACLGFVNGMSLAAGMIESGQIRYAIVVNGEDADDIQVNTIDRLLGADIDRDDFLSEFATLTLGSGSAAAVLGRADEHPEGHRILGGVTRAATQWHDLCVGSAEGMYTNAKALLKGGLDLVVSAWKEAAPEWKWSEMDRYITHQVSSVHTNAIVKAAKLDPERVPTTFPKYGNVGPASIPITLAEEQATLRQGDRVLLMGVGSGLNTAMLELAW, via the coding sequence ATGCGTCAATCGCTCGCCTCGGCTCTCGACGAAGCCCCCGCCCCGGGCAACGCCACCACGCGCTTCAGCAACGTGGCCCTCCTCTCCGTCGCGAGCTCGCTGCCGAGCCGAGTCACGACATCCGCAGACATCGAGGACCGCCTGGCGGCCGCCCTCTCGCGCCTGAAGCTGCGTGGCGGACTGCTCAAGCGCGTCGCCGGCGTGCTCGAGCGCCGCAACTGGGGCGAGGGCGAGTCGGCCGACGCCGCGACCGTCCAGGCCGGTGAGCGCGCGCTCGCGGAGGCGGGCGTCCGGGCGTCCGACGTAGGCCTCCTCATCAACACGAGCGTCACGCGCAAGCACCTCGAGCCGTCGGTCGCCGTGCGGCTGCACCATGAGCTGGGCCTGCCCACCTCGGCCGTCAACTTCGACGTCGCCAACGCCTGCCTCGGCTTCGTCAACGGCATGAGCCTCGCCGCCGGCATGATCGAGTCGGGCCAGATCCGCTACGCGATCGTCGTCAACGGCGAGGACGCCGACGACATCCAGGTCAACACGATCGACCGGCTGCTCGGCGCCGACATCGACCGCGACGACTTCCTCAGCGAGTTCGCCACGCTGACGCTCGGCTCCGGCTCGGCCGCCGCCGTGCTCGGCCGTGCCGACGAGCACCCCGAGGGCCACCGCATCCTCGGGGGCGTGACCCGCGCGGCCACGCAGTGGCACGACCTCTGCGTCGGCAGCGCCGAGGGCATGTACACGAACGCGAAGGCGCTGCTGAAGGGCGGCCTCGACCTCGTCGTCTCCGCCTGGAAGGAGGCGGCACCGGAGTGGAAGTGGTCCGAGATGGACCGCTACATCACCCACCAGGTCTCCTCGGTGCACACGAACGCGATCGTCAAGGCGGCGAAGCTCGACCCCGAGCGCGTGCCCACGACCTTCCCGAAGTACGGCAACGTCGGGCCGGCATCCATCCCGATCACCCTCGCCGAGGAGCAGGCGACGCTCCGCCAGGGCGACCGCGTGCTGCTCATGGGCGTCGGCTCGGGCCTCAACACGGCCATGCTGGAGCTGGCCTGGTGA
- a CDS encoding alpha/beta fold hydrolase, translating into MTQAASLPPHDLPGLDPRFSRIVGVRGRDLDESVTREWHCLDTADALAEIGAHVAGTILAVHGNPTWSYLWRSIAAESVAAAVAGQPAWRVVAVDQLEMGFSERTVLSGGSGLYRPLAQRVADLAAFTDALGLDGPVVTLGHDWGGVVSLGWAIDHPEQLAAVALLNTAVHHPEGVPIPAPLRLARARGVLSAATVATTGFLDTTLTLATPPLPADVKDAYRAPYRSADRRGGIGGFVADIPVDAEHESFAELERISTGVARLEVPALLLWGPKDPVFTDRYLDDLVDRLPHADVHRFEGASHLVAEERPYATTVLEWLRPLAEEQPQAASRDHAGDGGLDSGGAKSAPSGSTGMLPLVEEQPEAASRGRAGGGGLDSGGALSAPSGSTGSEGSTASEDHVPLWRGLEARADDDDVAIIDMAGGGEPRRVSWRQLETQTSRIAAGLHAMGVQRGDRVSLLLQPGPTLTAVLYACLRIGAVVVVADAGLGVKGLTRAVRGSWPDVIIGERLGLTAARALGWPGLRIAAERLPRIAATALGVACSLRDVVALGKESDLPPEPGPTDDAAILFTSGSTGPAKGVVYTHGQLSALRDVLAAHLQITPESGLVTGFAPFALLGPALGTRSATPDMDVSSPRTLTASAVAAAVRASDAGIVFLSPAAILNVVATADALTAADQAALMRVRAFLSAGAPIGAPLLQAVAKLMPNATPHTPYGMTECLLVTDVTLDELLVAADAPDAGVCVGAPIGSNRVLVSALDADGRATGAPSAEPGVLGEIVISAPHLKSHYDRLHLTDRAATRDTEPLAADGSRWHRTGDVGHLDAEGRVWVEGRIQHVIVTADGPIAPVESEQAIEAEDAVRRAAVVGIGPHRLRQAVAVVETVPTSRRPALADPELTAAVRASTPQSLAAVLVVPQLPTDVRHNSKIDRSRLSAWAERTLAGETVSAP; encoded by the coding sequence GTGACCCAGGCGGCCTCGCTGCCCCCGCACGACCTGCCCGGCCTCGACCCGCGCTTCAGCCGCATCGTCGGCGTGCGCGGCCGCGACCTCGACGAGAGCGTCACCCGCGAGTGGCACTGCCTCGACACCGCGGATGCCCTGGCCGAGATTGGCGCGCACGTCGCCGGCACGATCCTCGCCGTGCACGGCAACCCCACCTGGTCGTACCTGTGGCGGTCGATCGCGGCGGAGTCCGTGGCGGCCGCCGTCGCCGGCCAGCCGGCCTGGCGCGTGGTCGCCGTCGACCAGCTCGAGATGGGCTTCTCGGAGCGCACGGTCCTCTCCGGGGGGTCCGGGCTGTACCGCCCGCTCGCGCAGCGCGTCGCCGACCTCGCCGCCTTCACGGATGCGCTCGGCCTCGACGGCCCAGTCGTCACCCTCGGACACGACTGGGGCGGCGTCGTCTCGCTCGGCTGGGCCATCGACCACCCCGAGCAGCTCGCAGCCGTCGCGCTGCTCAACACCGCCGTGCACCACCCGGAGGGCGTGCCGATCCCGGCGCCGCTGCGGCTCGCGCGCGCTCGCGGTGTGCTCTCGGCGGCGACCGTCGCGACGACGGGCTTCCTCGACACGACGCTCACGCTCGCGACCCCACCGCTGCCCGCCGACGTGAAAGACGCGTACCGCGCGCCCTACCGCTCGGCCGATCGTCGCGGCGGCATCGGCGGCTTCGTGGCCGACATCCCGGTCGATGCAGAGCACGAGAGCTTCGCCGAACTCGAGCGCATCAGCACGGGCGTCGCGCGGCTCGAGGTGCCGGCGCTGCTGCTGTGGGGGCCCAAGGACCCGGTCTTCACCGACCGCTACCTCGACGATCTCGTCGACCGGCTGCCGCACGCCGACGTGCACCGCTTCGAGGGGGCGAGCCACCTCGTGGCGGAGGAGCGGCCGTACGCGACGACGGTGCTGGAGTGGCTCCGCCCGTTGGCCGAGGAGCAGCCGCAGGCCGCGTCTCGAGACCATGCCGGTGACGGTGGTCTCGACTCGGGCGGCGCGAAGAGCGCGCCGTCCGGCTCGACCGGCATGCTCCCGCTGGTCGAGGAGCAGCCGGAGGCCGCGTCTCGAGGCCGTGCCGGTGGCGGTGGTCTTGACTCGGGCGGCGCGCTGAGCGCGCCGTCCGGCTCGACCGGCAGCGAGGGCTCCACCGCCAGCGAGGACCACGTGCCGCTCTGGCGCGGGCTCGAGGCGCGCGCGGACGACGACGACGTCGCCATCATCGACATGGCCGGCGGCGGCGAGCCGCGCCGCGTCAGCTGGCGCCAGCTCGAGACGCAGACGAGCCGCATCGCCGCCGGCCTGCACGCGATGGGCGTGCAGCGGGGCGACCGCGTCTCGCTGCTCCTGCAGCCAGGCCCGACGCTCACCGCCGTCCTCTACGCGTGCCTCCGGATCGGCGCGGTCGTCGTCGTCGCCGACGCCGGCCTCGGCGTGAAGGGGCTGACCCGCGCGGTGCGCGGCTCGTGGCCCGACGTCATCATCGGCGAGCGCCTCGGCCTCACCGCCGCCCGCGCGCTCGGCTGGCCGGGCCTCCGCATCGCTGCCGAGCGGCTCCCGCGCATCGCGGCGACCGCGCTCGGCGTCGCCTGCAGCCTGCGCGATGTCGTCGCCCTCGGCAAGGAGTCGGACCTCCCGCCCGAACCCGGTCCCACCGACGACGCCGCGATCCTCTTCACCTCCGGCTCCACCGGACCCGCGAAGGGCGTCGTCTACACGCACGGCCAGCTGAGCGCGCTGCGCGACGTGCTCGCCGCGCACCTCCAGATCACCCCCGAGAGCGGACTCGTCACCGGCTTCGCGCCGTTCGCGCTGCTCGGCCCGGCACTCGGCACCCGCTCGGCGACGCCCGACATGGACGTCTCCTCGCCCCGCACGCTCACCGCCAGCGCGGTCGCGGCCGCGGTGCGCGCATCCGACGCCGGCATCGTCTTCCTCTCGCCGGCGGCCATCCTCAACGTCGTCGCGACGGCGGATGCGCTCACCGCCGCCGACCAGGCGGCCCTCATGCGCGTGCGAGCGTTCTTGTCGGCAGGCGCCCCCATCGGCGCTCCGCTGCTGCAGGCGGTCGCGAAGCTCATGCCGAACGCCACCCCGCACACGCCCTACGGCATGACGGAGTGCCTGCTCGTCACCGACGTGACCCTCGACGAGCTGCTCGTCGCGGCGGATGCGCCCGACGCCGGCGTCTGCGTCGGCGCGCCGATCGGCAGCAACCGGGTGCTCGTCAGCGCGCTCGACGCCGACGGCCGAGCCACCGGCGCGCCCAGCGCCGAGCCGGGGGTGCTGGGCGAGATCGTCATCTCGGCGCCGCACCTCAAGAGCCACTACGACCGGCTGCACCTCACCGACCGCGCGGCGACCCGCGACACCGAGCCGCTCGCGGCCGACGGCAGCCGCTGGCACCGCACCGGCGACGTCGGCCACCTCGACGCCGAGGGTCGCGTGTGGGTCGAGGGCCGCATCCAGCACGTCATCGTCACCGCCGACGGCCCGATCGCGCCGGTCGAAAGCGAGCAGGCGATCGAGGCGGAGGATGCCGTGCGCCGCGCCGCCGTCGTCGGCATCGGCCCGCACCGGCTGCGCCAGGCGGTCGCGGTCGTCGAGACCGTGCCCACGAGCCGGCGGCCGGCGCTCGCAGACCCCGAGCTGACCGCCGCCGTGCGCGCGAGCACCCCGCAGTCGCTGGCCGCCGTGCTCGTCGTGCCGCAGCTGCCGACCGACGTGCGCCACAACTCGAAGATCGACCGCTCGCGGCTCTCCGCATGGGCCGAGCGCACGCTTGCCGGCGAGACGGTCAGCGCCCCGTGA
- a CDS encoding NAD-dependent epimerase/dehydratase family protein → MIVLATGASGFLGRAVAAELVAAGHEVRTLQRRPSEVPGATDALGSITDPAHVERAMEGVEGVVHLAAKVSLAGDPSEFRMVNVEGTRTLLDAAERAGVTRFVQVSSPSVAHAGASLAGVGAEPASPEHARGDYARTKAEAELLALSRDGAAMHVIAVRPHIVWGPGDTQLIERVVDRARRGRLPLLNGGTALIDTTYVDNAATGIVAALHRADAAHGNAYVITNGEPRPVADLLAGICLAAGVRPPRVSVPASLGRAAGSLVERVWAMPGVGSRAGADEPPMTRFLAEQLSTAHWFDQRDTRRDLDWAPTVSLDEGLRRLAAHYA, encoded by the coding sequence ATGATCGTGCTCGCCACCGGCGCCTCCGGGTTCCTCGGCCGCGCGGTCGCCGCAGAGCTCGTTGCCGCCGGCCACGAGGTCCGCACGCTGCAGCGCCGGCCGTCCGAGGTTCCCGGCGCGACGGATGCGCTCGGCTCGATCACCGATCCGGCCCACGTCGAGCGCGCCATGGAGGGCGTCGAGGGCGTCGTCCACCTCGCGGCGAAGGTCTCGCTCGCGGGCGACCCGAGCGAGTTCCGCATGGTCAACGTCGAGGGCACGCGCACGCTGCTCGACGCGGCCGAGCGCGCCGGAGTGACGCGCTTCGTGCAGGTGTCGTCGCCGTCGGTCGCGCACGCCGGCGCGTCGCTCGCCGGCGTCGGCGCCGAGCCCGCCTCGCCCGAGCACGCGCGCGGCGACTACGCCCGCACGAAGGCAGAGGCCGAGCTGCTCGCCCTCTCGCGCGACGGGGCGGCGATGCACGTCATCGCCGTGCGGCCTCACATCGTCTGGGGACCCGGCGACACCCAGCTCATCGAGCGCGTCGTCGACCGCGCGCGACGCGGCCGCTTGCCGCTGCTGAACGGCGGCACGGCGCTCATCGACACGACATACGTCGACAACGCCGCGACCGGCATCGTCGCCGCGCTGCACCGCGCGGATGCGGCGCACGGCAACGCCTACGTCATCACGAACGGCGAGCCCCGCCCCGTCGCCGACCTGCTGGCCGGCATCTGCCTCGCCGCCGGTGTGCGCCCGCCGCGCGTCAGCGTGCCGGCGTCGCTCGGCCGCGCCGCGGGCTCGCTCGTCGAGCGGGTCTGGGCGATGCCCGGTGTGGGATCGCGGGCAGGCGCCGACGAGCCGCCGATGACGCGCTTCCTCGCCGAGCAGCTCTCGACGGCGCACTGGTTCGACCAGCGCGACACCCGCCGGGACTTGGACTGGGCGCCGACCGTCTCGCTCGACGAGGGTCTGCGCCGCCTCGCTGCCCACTACGCCTGA
- a CDS encoding MFS transporter: MRDVLRNPAYAKLFSAQIVALLGTGLLTVALGLLAFDLAGGDAGVVLGVALTIKMLAYVGAGPLLIAATSRVPRKTLLIGADVIRAAIALMLPLVGEVWQIYVLIFVLQCASATFTPAFQAVIPEILPDERQYTRALSLSRLAYDLESLLSPALAAALLLVMSYSNLFLGTVAGFVLSAALVLATRFPAIELERGSSFAERLTRGVRVFGRHAELRALLALNLAVAAPTAMVIVNTVVLVQERLGRPQADVAILLAAYGAGSMLVALSLPRILDRVAERTVMLTGGAVVAIGLGGVAASLAGEPPWALLLPLWALLGAGNAAILTASSRLVRRNASTEERPAAFAAQFALSHACFIITYPLAGIVGAALGLSWTALLLAAIAAIATVAAAALWRTRALVPAG, translated from the coding sequence GTGCGTGACGTGCTGCGCAACCCCGCCTACGCCAAGCTCTTCAGCGCGCAGATCGTGGCGCTGCTCGGCACGGGACTCCTGACCGTCGCGCTCGGGCTGCTCGCGTTCGACCTCGCCGGTGGCGATGCGGGCGTCGTGCTCGGCGTCGCGCTCACGATCAAGATGCTCGCCTACGTCGGTGCGGGCCCGCTGCTGATCGCGGCGACGAGCCGCGTGCCGCGCAAGACGCTGCTCATCGGCGCCGACGTGATCCGCGCCGCGATCGCGCTCATGCTCCCGCTCGTGGGCGAGGTGTGGCAGATCTACGTGCTCATCTTCGTGCTGCAGTGCGCCTCCGCCACCTTCACGCCCGCGTTCCAGGCGGTCATCCCCGAGATCCTGCCCGACGAGCGGCAGTACACGCGCGCGCTGTCGCTCTCCCGGCTCGCCTACGACCTCGAGTCGCTGCTGAGCCCGGCGCTCGCCGCGGCCCTGCTGCTCGTCATGTCGTACTCGAACCTGTTCCTCGGCACCGTCGCCGGCTTCGTGCTCTCGGCGGCGCTCGTGCTCGCGACGCGCTTCCCGGCGATCGAGCTCGAGCGCGGATCGTCGTTCGCCGAGCGGCTGACGCGCGGCGTGCGGGTGTTCGGGCGGCACGCGGAGCTGCGCGCGCTGCTCGCCCTCAACCTCGCGGTGGCGGCGCCGACGGCGATGGTCATCGTGAACACGGTCGTGCTCGTGCAGGAGCGGCTCGGGCGGCCGCAGGCAGATGTCGCGATCCTGCTCGCGGCGTATGGCGCCGGATCGATGCTCGTCGCGCTCTCGCTCCCCCGCATCCTCGATCGCGTCGCCGAGCGCACCGTCATGCTGACGGGGGGCGCGGTCGTGGCGATCGGCCTCGGCGGCGTCGCGGCGAGCCTGGCGGGCGAGCCGCCGTGGGCGCTGCTGCTGCCGCTCTGGGCGCTGCTCGGCGCAGGCAACGCGGCGATCCTCACCGCGTCGTCGCGGCTCGTGCGCCGCAACGCGTCGACCGAGGAGCGCCCGGCGGCCTTCGCCGCGCAGTTCGCGCTCTCGCACGCGTGCTTCATCATCACTTACCCGCTCGCCGGCATCGTCGGTGCGGCGCTCGGCCTCTCGTGGACCGCGCTGCTGCTCGCGGCGATCGCGGCCATCGCGACGGTCGCGGCCGCCGCGCTCTGGCGCACCCGCGCCCTCGTCCCCGCCGGGTGA
- a CDS encoding ArsR/SmtB family transcription factor: protein MQSADEQVELAVEVFSMLADVTRVKILLALRDGEQSVGDLAAAVRKPTPGVSQHLAKLRLARMVVARHAGTRVFYRLADDHASELVSVAMHQAEHMLGTAPEHILVGDAAERERSESDRA from the coding sequence ATGCAGTCAGCGGACGAGCAGGTCGAGCTGGCGGTCGAGGTCTTCTCGATGCTCGCCGACGTCACGCGGGTGAAGATCCTGCTCGCACTGCGCGACGGCGAGCAGTCGGTGGGCGACCTGGCCGCGGCGGTGCGGAAGCCCACCCCCGGGGTCTCGCAGCACCTCGCGAAGCTGCGGCTCGCGCGGATGGTCGTCGCCCGGCACGCGGGCACGCGCGTCTTCTACCGGCTCGCCGACGACCACGCGAGCGAGCTCGTCTCGGTCGCCATGCACCAGGCCGAGCACATGCTGGGCACCGCGCCCGAGCACATCCTCGTCGGTGACGCCGCAGAGCGCGAGCGGTCGGAGTCCGACCGTGCGTGA
- a CDS encoding cation diffusion facilitator family transporter — translation MSGETHDHHGHDHDHERGHAFGEAHPPRPAAEGGDHGHGHSHGLEGHSTGTGKHRKKLVIVLCITFAIFFVQVIGAFIANSLALLADAGHMLTDALGVTIALIASLLAALPATSKRTFGLMRVEVLAALANGIILGVICVVIVVEGVRRFGTEVEVAAWPMLIAAIIGAVANLVSLLILQSGQKESLNVRGAYLEVLGDLLGSVAVIIAAIIILFTGWYIVDQLASFAIALLIAPRAYSLLKDVVRVLLEATPKDVDLDQTREHLLSVPGVTDVHDLHAWTITSGVNALSAHVVIDETAEQRDYHEILDELHACLGEHFDSDHSTLQLEPAKHVHHEHALHA, via the coding sequence ATGAGCGGCGAGACCCACGACCACCACGGCCACGACCACGACCACGAGCGCGGTCATGCCTTCGGCGAGGCGCACCCGCCGCGCCCGGCCGCAGAGGGCGGCGATCACGGGCACGGGCACAGCCACGGCCTCGAAGGGCACTCGACCGGCACCGGCAAGCACCGCAAGAAGCTCGTCATCGTGCTCTGCATCACCTTCGCCATCTTCTTCGTGCAGGTGATCGGCGCGTTCATCGCCAACTCGCTCGCCCTGCTCGCCGACGCCGGCCACATGCTCACGGACGCGCTCGGCGTGACGATCGCGCTCATCGCCAGCCTGCTCGCGGCGCTGCCGGCGACGTCGAAGCGCACCTTCGGTCTCATGCGCGTCGAGGTGCTCGCCGCGCTCGCCAACGGCATCATCCTCGGCGTGATCTGCGTCGTGATCGTGGTGGAGGGCGTCCGCCGCTTCGGCACCGAGGTCGAGGTGGCAGCCTGGCCGATGCTCATCGCCGCCATCATCGGCGCGGTCGCGAACCTCGTCTCGCTGCTCATCCTGCAGTCGGGCCAGAAGGAGAGCCTCAACGTCCGCGGCGCCTACCTCGAGGTGCTCGGCGACCTGCTCGGCTCGGTCGCCGTGATCATCGCGGCAATCATCATCTTGTTCACGGGTTGGTACATCGTCGACCAGCTCGCCTCGTTCGCGATCGCGCTGCTCATCGCGCCGCGCGCCTACAGCCTGCTCAAGGACGTGGTGCGCGTGCTGCTCGAGGCGACGCCCAAGGACGTCGACCTCGACCAGACGCGCGAGCACCTGCTCTCGGTGCCGGGCGTGACGGACGTGCACGACCTGCACGCGTGGACGATCACGTCGGGCGTCAACGCCCTCTCGGCCCACGTCGTCATCGACGAGACCGCGGAGCAGCGCGACTACCACGAGATCCTCGACGAGCTCCACGCGTGCCTCGGGGAGCACTTCGACTCCGACCACTCCACGCTGCAGCTCGAGCCGGCGAAGCACGTGCATCACGAGCACGCGCTGCATGCGTGA
- a CDS encoding GntR family transcriptional regulator yields MNGVQTLSAIENRSTAVIIADQLREGIVAGTFVSGDQINEAQLAERLQVSRGPVREALHRLVQEGLLEGRPNRGVFVKEVTRRDIAEVAEAREVIECAAAEVITSMEAEQRDRIAEALVAATEPMAAAVASGDRDRLRRADLAFHTQLVRSGENTRLLRAYTTLATEALICMLHFGDSEPDDDLIASHVHIAELMRSGDMEAVHLALHEHLSIDELDLHSHDEETLRHGRVEG; encoded by the coding sequence GTGAACGGAGTCCAGACGCTCTCGGCGATCGAGAATCGCTCGACGGCGGTCATCATCGCGGACCAGCTGCGGGAGGGGATCGTCGCGGGCACGTTCGTCTCCGGCGACCAGATCAACGAGGCGCAGCTCGCCGAACGGCTGCAGGTCTCACGCGGCCCCGTGCGCGAGGCGCTCCACCGGCTCGTCCAGGAAGGGCTGCTCGAGGGCCGCCCGAACCGCGGCGTGTTCGTCAAGGAGGTCACGCGACGCGACATCGCCGAGGTGGCGGAGGCGCGCGAGGTGATCGAGTGCGCGGCGGCCGAGGTGATCACGAGCATGGAGGCCGAGCAGCGCGATCGCATCGCCGAGGCGTTGGTGGCGGCCACCGAGCCGATGGCGGCCGCGGTGGCATCCGGCGATCGGGACCGCTTGCGGCGGGCCGACCTCGCCTTCCACACGCAGCTCGTGCGCAGCGGCGAGAACACGCGGCTGCTCCGCGCCTACACGACGCTCGCGACCGAGGCGCTCATCTGCATGCTGCACTTCGGCGACAGCGAGCCCGACGACGACCTGATCGCGAGCCACGTCCACATCGCCGAGCTCATGCGCTCCGGCGACATGGAGGCGGTGCACCTCGCGCTGCACGAGCACCTGTCGATCGACGAGCTCGATCTGCACTCGCACGACGAGGAGACGCTGCGGCACGGTCGCGTGGAGGGCTGA
- a CDS encoding Lrp/AsnC family transcriptional regulator: protein MQDLRERMLDPIDSTLIGELARDARATNAQLAARAGVAPSTAHARLRALEGRGIVRGYHASIDQAALGRGLQAMIGVTLRPGSRQESIERFAAEVGALPQVIQLFFVGGVDDYLVHVAVEDSSELRAVVVQHLSAQHSVASTRTSVIFAYQRNALAAPFD, encoded by the coding sequence ATGCAGGATCTTCGGGAGCGCATGCTCGACCCGATCGACAGCACGCTCATCGGCGAGCTCGCGCGAGATGCGCGCGCGACGAACGCGCAGCTCGCGGCGCGGGCGGGCGTGGCGCCGTCCACCGCCCACGCGCGGCTGCGCGCGCTCGAGGGCCGCGGCATCGTGCGCGGCTACCACGCGAGCATCGACCAGGCGGCGCTCGGGCGCGGCCTGCAGGCGATGATCGGCGTCACCCTCCGGCCAGGCTCGCGGCAGGAGAGCATCGAGCGGTTCGCGGCGGAGGTGGGCGCGCTGCCGCAGGTCATCCAGCTCTTCTTCGTCGGCGGCGTCGACGACTACCTCGTGCACGTCGCGGTCGAGGACTCGTCGGAGCTGCGCGCCGTCGTCGTGCAGCACCTCTCGGCGCAGCACAGCGTCGCCTCGACGCGCACGAGCGTCATCTTCGCCTACCAGCGCAACGCGCTGGCGGCCCCCTTCGACTGA